The DNA window CCGTTATTTTTCTTCTTTACACGTCGTAAACGCTAGTAGCCGCTTATATTGTTCGGGCGTTAAGCATTTAAGTTCTTCTGTGAATAAATTCTCTAAAATTTCCCGCTGACTTTTCGCATAGTCCCACTCCGATGAGAGGGGTTTCCAGTTCATATTGTCTAAATACATTAAAAATGTATTTTGTAGGACAAAATGTGGGCGTATTTTCATGTGATCAAAAGGAAAATCGCTCGATAAAATTAATAATCCGCCGTAGGACATTGCCCAAAAAGAAAAAGTCAGTTCTTCAGGGGTTAAACGAGGATCAAGAATAACATCGCCATTTGTTATAGCTTCTCTAGGAACACTGGAGACGGTGTCGAGTGTTTTTAATTCACTTTCTAAGAGTGCCTGTTTTTTTTCAGGGGACAATTTATCTTTAAAAGAAGTTGTCTTAATAACCTGAAAATTATGAAATTCTAAAGGGTGTAAATAGACATGTAAGGTATAGGCAAGCATTAAACCACTCATCCGCACACGGGTTGGCGCAGGATATTTAACAACCCGTTCAAACATATCTAACATACTGCTGTGGGTACGTACGCAAAGGGTCGCTAACACTTCTTCTTTACAGGTAAAGTGCTGATAAATTGTTCCTTTTGAATATTCTATCGCTTCCGCTATTTTATCCATTGTCAGCCCTAAATACCCATGTGTCTGCATGAGACGGCTTGCTGTTTCTAAAATCAGCTCTTCACGTTGGAGCAATTCACGCTGTTTGCGAGTGAGTTTTGTCATATCGTTTTAAATTTACCTTGTGTCAAAAAAAAACGTAACGTCAACACTAGGGATTATAGTATAAACTACCTTTAATTGAAACTTTTCTCAGCAGTACTTGTTTTATGAATATCTTTTTAGCATTTTACTGATAAAGCCAGCATGGTTTGTCGCGTTTTTTGTACATTTGTATTAAGTTAATGCTATACTTTTAGCCGATATAACACTCCTCGCTTGCAATTAGGGGCGTTTTATAAAAATTTTCAAATAAACTGCTAGGTGCCGCTAACACCTAGCAGTTTTT is part of the Beggiatoa alba B18LD genome and encodes:
- a CDS encoding TetR/AcrR family transcriptional regulator; its protein translation is MTKLTRKQRELLQREELILETASRLMQTHGYLGLTMDKIAEAIEYSKGTIYQHFTCKEEVLATLCVRTHSSMLDMFERVVKYPAPTRVRMSGLMLAYTLHVYLHPLEFHNFQVIKTTSFKDKLSPEKKQALLESELKTLDTVSSVPREAITNGDVILDPRLTPEELTFSFWAMSYGGLLILSSDFPFDHMKIRPHFVLQNTFLMYLDNMNWKPLSSEWDYAKSQREILENLFTEELKCLTPEQYKRLLAFTTCKEEK